One Pseudalkalibacillus hwajinpoensis genomic window carries:
- a CDS encoding Mu transposase domain-containing protein, whose amino-acid sequence MEKQHLRPVKGNVHFLNNYENSITRSVHKDNTIRYLSNRYSLPLGTFHKYETVSIKATDDRHLLIYHRETGELLAKHQIPDGRGRLMKDRQHARDRTKGIDAFIDNVAKRFEETTMAFDYLDKLREKYPRYIRDQLQMILRETKQQNAQILTAALQECIKRNLYSATDFSDIILYLQRQRQDHETPNDNAKIVSPLKSVSGWAMETEAQKRNVDTYTVLLEEGEAN is encoded by the coding sequence TTGGAAAAGCAACACTTAAGACCAGTCAAAGGAAATGTTCATTTCCTAAACAATTATGAAAACAGTATAACAAGAAGTGTGCATAAGGACAATACCATACGGTATTTGTCTAACAGGTACTCTCTTCCATTAGGAACGTTTCATAAATATGAAACGGTCTCAATCAAGGCAACAGATGACCGACACTTATTAATCTATCACCGAGAGACAGGAGAACTTCTAGCCAAACATCAGATCCCGGATGGCAGAGGACGCTTAATGAAAGATCGCCAGCATGCGAGAGATCGTACAAAAGGGATAGATGCCTTTATAGATAACGTAGCTAAACGGTTTGAGGAAACAACAATGGCGTTTGATTACCTGGATAAACTTCGTGAGAAGTATCCACGATATATTCGCGATCAGTTACAAATGATCCTAAGAGAAACAAAACAACAAAACGCACAGATTCTAACGGCAGCTCTACAAGAATGTATAAAAAGAAACTTATATAGTGCAACAGATTTCAGCGATATCATTTTATACCTTCAACGACAACGACAGGATCATGAGACACCGAATGATAACGCTAAGATTGTTTCACCATTAAAGAGCGTATCTGGTTGGGCGATGGAAACAGAAGCACAAAAAAGAAACGTAGATACCTATACGGTTTTATTGGAAGAAGGTGAGGCAAATTGA
- the istA gene encoding IS21 family transposase, whose amino-acid sequence MDKWEMYMEIQQLIKQGFSKSKVANKLGVSRSTVYRHLKKSPSDMAVWVESLQTRKKILDPYKALILSWLNEHPDLTAAQVQDWLMERHKDLKVGESTVRAFVRELRKDYQITKETSPREYEAIPDSPMGQQIQVDFGHTKQKTSDNKEMKLNFIAFVLSNSRYKYQEWLDRPFTTQDVIQAHENAFQWFSGIPKELVYDQDSLIVVSENGGDLILTKEFQQYRETRKLNLRVCRKADPESKGKIENVVGFIKYNFAKHRVFQNIDAWNEQGWEWLHRTGNYKIHNTTKKDRSKCSPWKSNT is encoded by the coding sequence GTGGATAAGTGGGAAATGTATATGGAAATTCAACAGCTAATCAAACAGGGATTTAGTAAGTCTAAAGTGGCAAACAAGCTAGGAGTATCAAGATCGACTGTCTATCGACACCTTAAGAAATCTCCTTCGGACATGGCCGTATGGGTAGAATCCTTACAAACAAGAAAGAAGATTCTAGACCCTTATAAGGCGTTAATCTTATCTTGGTTGAATGAGCATCCTGATCTTACAGCAGCCCAGGTACAAGATTGGTTAATGGAGAGGCACAAAGATCTTAAAGTTGGTGAGAGCACGGTTCGTGCTTTCGTAAGAGAGTTACGAAAAGACTATCAAATAACAAAAGAAACGTCACCAAGAGAATACGAAGCGATACCTGATTCACCCATGGGGCAGCAGATTCAAGTTGATTTTGGACATACAAAACAAAAAACATCTGATAATAAAGAAATGAAACTAAACTTTATTGCCTTTGTTTTGTCTAACTCAAGATATAAATACCAGGAATGGTTAGATCGACCTTTTACCACTCAGGATGTCATTCAGGCACATGAAAATGCGTTTCAATGGTTCAGTGGGATTCCAAAAGAATTAGTTTATGACCAGGATAGCCTTATAGTGGTGAGCGAAAATGGTGGCGATCTTATTTTGACGAAAGAGTTTCAGCAATATAGAGAAACGAGGAAATTAAACCTCCGGGTTTGTCGTAAAGCTGATCCAGAAAGCAAAGGAAAGATCGAAAATGTGGTCGGATTTATCAAGTACAATTTCGCAAAACATAGAGTGTTCCAGAATATTGATGCGTGGAATGAACAAGGGTGGGAATGGTTGCATCGAACAGGTAACTATAAAATCCACAATACAACAAAAAAAGACCGGTCGAAGTGTTCTCCTTGGAAAAGCAACACTTAA